The Thermomonospora amylolytica sequence CGTTCAGGCCGCGCTTGGCGGAGGCGCCCGCGGTGTCCGGGTCGGCCCAGCCGAACTTGTACCTGTCGAACCCTTCCAGCTCGGGGTGGGTTTCGATAGTCATAGGGAGGTCCTCCCGGACTCCTCGTCGTTGCCGTTGCCTTGCGTCGTGTCGGATGTCTCGCCGGATGCCGTGTCCGACCCCGTGTCGCCCCCGGCGCCCAGGTCGCGCGGGCTGACGTGGGTGGTGCAGATCCCGTCGCCGTGCGCGATGGTGGCCAGCCGCTGCACGGGGGTGCCCAGCAGCCGGCTGAACGCCTCGGTCTCGGCCTCGCACAGCTGCGGAAACTCCGCGGCCACGTGCGCGACCGGGCAGTGGTGCTGGCACAGCTGCTGCCCGCCGGCGCGGGGGCCTCGGCGGCCGCGGCGGCGTAGCCGTCGGCCGACAGCGCCTCGGCCAGCACGCGGACCCGCTGCTGGGGCGGGGCCGCGCGGACCACCGGGCGGTAGCGCCGTTCCAGGTCGGCGATCTGGCGCCGGGCGAACTCGGCCACCGCGGCGCTGCCGGCCTTCTCGGCCAGGAACCGCAGCGCGGCGCTGGCCAGGTCGTCGTAGGCGTGCACGAACGCGCTGCGCCCGGCGTCGGTGATGGCGAACCACTTGGCCGGCCGGCCGCGCCCCCGGCGGGCCTGCGGACGCGCCCGCCGGACCTCGATCATGCCCTCGGCCAGCAGCGCGTCCAGGTGCCGCCGGACGGCGGCGGGGGTGAGGCCGACCCGTTCGCCGAGCGCCGACGCGGTGATCGGGCCCTGCTCGAGGATGAGCCGGGCCACGCGGGCACGCGTGTCCCGCTCGCCGTGGCCGTCGGCCGTTCCGGCGAGCGACGGCACGGTCGTCCGGTCGCCCACGTTTTTCACAACATCAGTGTGGCGTAATTCCTTCCCGCCGTACAAACGCGGACGGGTGCAGTACCTCACGCAGGTAAGGCTTACCTAACCTGCGGAAACGCCGTTCGATCAGCGCGGGCCGGCGCCCGGCAGCACCAGCACCGGGCACGCCGCGACACGGACGATCTTGCCGGAGACGCTCCCCAGGAACACCCGGCGCAGCGGCCCCTCCGCGCTGGACATGCAGGCCAGGATCTCCCCCGGCGACCAGTCGCAGTGCCGCAGCGCGCCGTCCACGCCGACGCCCTCGGCCACCTCGGCCGACACCCCGGCCCGGGCCGCGGCCCGCTCGGCGGCCTCGGCCAGGTCGCGCGCGGCCTGCTCGCGCTGCCGCCGCATGATGTCGGCTACGACCGGCCCGCCGCCCAGTCCCGGCGGCCGGAGCAGCAGCGTGAGCAGCCGGACCGGAACGCCCAGCCAGTCGGCGATGCGCCCGGCGGCGGCGACCTCGAGCCGGGCCCCCCGGTGCGGCCGGTACGCCACCGTCAGCCGGGTGAACGCCTCCGGCGGGGCGGCGGCGTACCCGCGCGGCGCCAGCAGCACCGGGACCGGCGAGGCGTGCAGCAGCTGGTCGGCGGTGCTGCCCACGGCGATCCGGCCGGGCCTGCCGCGCGGCGCGGACCCGATCACGACGAGCCGGGCCGCCTCCTTCTCGGCCACCTGGATCAGGCCGCGCCCGCTGCCCCGGCCGGGGTGGACGACATAGTGGACGGCGTCCGCGGGCGTCGTGTCACCGAGCCGGGCGGCGGCCTGGTCGAGGGCGGCGCGGGCCTGCTGCTTCACATAGCCCAGCCATTCGGCGTCCACCCGGCCCGGCCCCGGGGTCGGCCACCCCGGCGGGTAGATGTTGGCCACGGTCAGCGGCGTCCGTCCCTGCCGGGCCACCAGGGCGGCCAGCGCCAGCGCGTCATCGCCGCGCTCGTCGGGCATGTAGCCCACCAGCACCCTGGTCACGCCCGCTCCCCCGCCGCGGCCTCCGCCCGGCGCAGCCGCGAGTGACGCCGCCCGTAGGCGAAGTACGCCGCCAGCCCGGCCAGCATCCACAGCACGAAGACCGTCCACGTGGCGACGTCCAGCCTGATCATCAGGTAGACGCAGAACCCCACGCCCAGCAGCGGCGTGACGGGGAACAGCGGGGCGCGGAAGCTGCGCGGCATCTCCGGGCGCGTCCGCCGCAGCACCATCACCCCCACGTTCACCAGGGCGAACGCGAAGAGGGTGCCGATGCTGGTGGCGTCGGCCAGCCGGCCCAGCGGCACCAGCGCCGCCAGCAGCGACACGAACGCCGCCACGATCACGGTGTTGGCGGCCGGCACCGCGGTGCGCGGGCTGACCCGCATGAAGATCCGGGGGATCAGCCCGTCCCGGGCCATCGCGAACAGGATCCGGGTCTGCCCGTACAGCACGGTCAGCACCACGCTGGCGATGGCGATCACCGCGCCCAGCGACAGCACCGCCGACGGCCACGGCACCCCGGCCGCCTCGTCCAGCACCATCGCCAGCGACGCCTCCGCCCCCTCGAACTCGCGCCACGGCTGCGCCGCCACCGCCGCCAGCCCCACCGCCACGTACAGCAGCGTCACGATCCCCAGCGACAGCAGGATGGCCAGCGGCAGGTCGCGGCGGGGGTTGCGGGCCTCCTCGCCCGCGGTGGAGGCGGCGTCGAACCCGATGTAGGAGAAGAAGACCTTCGACCCGGCGGCGCTGATCCCGGCGATGCCCAGCGGGGCGAACGGGGTGAGGTTGCCGGCCCGGAACGCGATGAACGCCACCACGCAGAAGAACACCAGCACCCCGACCTTGAGGAGCACCATGACCGTGTTGACGGTGGCGCTCTCGGAGGTCCCGCGCAGCAGCAGGAACGTGGCCAGCAGCACCACCGCCACGGCCGGCACGTTGACCACCCCGCCCCCGCCCGGCGGGCTGCTGAGCGCGGCCGGGATCGTCACCCCGATCGTCTTGTCGGCCAGCTCGTTGAGGTACTGGCCCCAGCCGACCGCCACCGCCGAGACCGACACCGCGTACTCCAGCAGCAGGCACCAGCCGCACACCCAGGCGACCAGCTCCCCGAGCGTGGCGTAGGTGTAGGAGTACGACGACCCCGACACCGGGATGGTCCCGGCCAGCTCGGCGTACGACAGCGCGGAGAACAGCGCGGTCAGGCCCGCCAGCACGAACGACACCACGATCGCCGGGCCCGACAGCGGGACCGCCTCGCCGAGCACCACGAAGATGCCGGTGCCCAGCGTGGCGCCCACGCTGAACATGGTGAGCTGCAGCAGGCCCATGGAGCGTTTCAGCTCCCCGCCCTCGCCGTGACCGCCCTCGGCGACGATCTGGTCGACCGGCTTGGTCCGCGTCAGGTCCCGCAACCACCCGGGGCCGCCGCCCCCTGCTGCCCGCTGCATCTCCCCCCGGCTCCCCCGTCGTCGTCACGCCGGGTGACGACGGTGACCGCTCAGATGCCCCTGGGGCACCGGCGCAAACTCTCCCCGCCGGGGGTGCCGCCGGAGGGGTTCGGAGGCCGACCTAGACTCGAGGCATGACTCCCCCCGGCGAGTGCGCGGTCGAGCTGGAGGCGCTGGTCAAGCGCTACGGCTCGGTCACCGCCGTGGACGGCGTCGACCTGCGCGCCGAGCGCGGCGCGATCACCGCGCTGCTCGGCCCCAACGGCGCCGGCAAGACCACCACGATCGAGATCTGCGAGGGCTACCGGCGGCCCGACTCGGGAACGGTCCGGGTCCTCGGCCTGGACCCCGTCCGCGACGCCCGCGCGCTGCGGCCCCGGATCGGGGTGATGCTGCAGTCCGGCGGGGTCCCGGGCACCGCCCGCGCCGGGGAGTGGCTGCGGCTGGTCGCCTCGTTCCACGCCCGGCCGCTGGACCCGGCCGCGCTGCTGGACCGGCTGGGCCTGACCGCGCACGCCCGCACCCCGTTCCGGCGGCTGTCGGGCGGCCAGCAGCAGCGGCTGTCGCTGGCCGCGGCCGTGGTGGGGCGGCCGGAGCTGGTGTTCCTGGACGAGCCGACCGCCGGGCTGGACCCGCAGGCCCGGCACGCCACCTGGGAGCTGGTGGAGGGGCTGCGCGACGCCGGGGCGAGCGTGATCCTGACCACCCACCACATGGACGAGGCCGAACGGCTGGCCGACCAGGTGGTCATCGTGGACGACGGCCGGGTGGTGGCGCGCGGCACGCCCGCCGAGCTGACCGGGGCGGAGCGGCAGCTGCGGTTCCGCGCCCGGCCGGGGCTGGGGCTGGACGAGCTGCTGGCCGCGCTGCCGGTGGGCAGCGCCGCCAAGGAGTCCCCGGCCGGGCACTACCTGATCGAGGGGGACGTGCAGCCGGAGCTGCTGGCCACCGTGACCGCCTGGTGCGCCTCGCACGGGGTGATGACCGAGGACCTGCGGATCGAGCGGCGCACCCTGGAGGACGTGTTCCTGGAGCTGACCGGACGGGAGCTGCGCTCGTGAGCCGTTCCTCGGGTCGTACGGCGCCGGCGCTGGACCTGACGCCCGCCCCGGCCGCCGCGCCGCTGCGCCGGATGGTGGCCGCGCAGGCGTCGTTCGAGCTGCGCGGGATGCTGCGCAACGGCGAGCAGCTGCTGCTCACCATGGTCATCCCGGTGCTGCTGCTGGTGCTGTTCTCCACGACCGCGCTGCTGGACCTGGGGCCCGGGGCGCGGGTGGACTTCCTGACGCCGGGCGTGCTGGCGCTGGCGGTGATGTCGACGGCGTTCACCGGGCAGGCGATCGCCACCGGGTTCGAACGCCGGTACGGGGCGCTCAAGCGGCTGGGGGCCACCCCGCTGCCGCGCGGCGGGCTGATCGCCGCCAAGACGCTCGCGGTGCTGGCGGTCGAGCTGGTGCAGGCGGCGCTGATCTGCGCGGTCGCCCTGGCGCTGGGCTGGAGCCCGCACGGCGGGATCGGCGGCGCGCTGTCGGTGGTCGTGCTGGTGCTGGCGGGCACGGCGGCGTTCAGCGGGTTCGGTCTGCTGATGGCCGGGACGCTGCGCGCGGAGGCGACGCTGGCCGCCGCCAACCTGGTCCACCTGCTGCTGCTGGTGCTGGGCGGCGTGGTGTTCCCGCTGGACCGCTTCCCCGCCGGGGTGGCCGCGGTGCTGGAACGGCTGCCGATCGCGGCCCTGTCCGAGGGGCTGCGCGACGTGCTGCGGCAGGGCGCGGCGCTGCCGGTGGGCGCGCTGGCGACCCTGCTGGTGTGGGCGGTGGCGGGCCTGGTCCTGGCGGCCCTGTTCTTCAGGTGGGAGTGACGTTGGCGCTGGCCGAGGCGCAGGGTTCGTACGGGCGCCCGGACCGGCGGATCTGGTCCGCGCGGGCGCTGTCCATGGGAGCGATCCCGCCGCCCGCGCTGGTCCTGCTGGGCGTGGTGTCGGTGCAGGTCGGCGCGGGCATCGCCAAGCACCTGTTCGCGGTGCTGCCGCCGTCGGCGGTGGTGCTGCTGCGGCTGGCGACCTCGGCGGCGGTGCTGGGATTCCTCAGCCGCCGGGCGCTGCGGACCCTGCTGCGCGACCACACCCGCGGGGACCTGGCCGTGGCGGTCGCGTTCGGGCTGACGCTGGCGGTGATGAACGCCTCGATCTACCAGGCGTTCGCGCGGATCCCGCTGGGCGTGGCGGTCACCATCGAGTTCCTGGGGCCGCTGGCGGTGGCCATCGCCGCCTCGCGCCGGGCGCTGGACCTGGTGTGGGCGGTGCTGGCGTTCGCCGGGGTGGCGCTGCTGGCCCGCGGCGACGGCCCGGCCGACCTGGTCGGGATGGGCTTCGCGCTGCTGGCGGGGGTGGCGTGGGCGGGCTACATCCTGCTCAGCGCGGCCACCGGCAAGCGGTTCGCCGGGTCGTCGGGCCTGGCGGTGGCCAGCATCGCGGCGACGGTGGTGATGCTGCCGCTGGGCACCGCCACGGGCGGGACCGCGCTGCTGAGCCCGGAGCTGCTGCTGCTCGGGCTGGGCGTGGGCCTGCTGTCGTCGGTGATCCCCTACTCGCTGGAGCTGGAGGCGCTGCGGCGGATGCCGGCGCGGGTCTTCGGGATCCTGATGAGCCTGGAGCCGGCGGTGGCGGCGCTGGTCGGCCTGGTGGTGCTGCAGGAGGTGCTGTCGCCGGTCGAGTGGGCCGCCGTCGGCTGCGTCATGGTCGCCTGCATCGGCGCCACGAGGGGCGCCCCGGAGACCCCCGA is a genomic window containing:
- a CDS encoding universal stress protein, producing the protein MTRVLVGYMPDERGDDALALAALVARQGRTPLTVANIYPPGWPTPGPGRVDAEWLGYVKQQARAALDQAAARLGDTTPADAVHYVVHPGRGSGRGLIQVAEKEAARLVVIGSAPRGRPGRIAVGSTADQLLHASPVPVLLAPRGYAAAPPEAFTRLTVAYRPHRGARLEVAAAGRIADWLGVPVRLLTLLLRPPGLGGGPVVADIMRRQREQAARDLAEAAERAAARAGVSAEVAEGVGVDGALRHCDWSPGEILACMSSAEGPLRRVFLGSVSGKIVRVAACPVLVLPGAGPR
- a CDS encoding amino acid permease, producing the protein MQRAAGGGGPGWLRDLTRTKPVDQIVAEGGHGEGGELKRSMGLLQLTMFSVGATLGTGIFVVLGEAVPLSGPAIVVSFVLAGLTALFSALSYAELAGTIPVSGSSYSYTYATLGELVAWVCGWCLLLEYAVSVSAVAVGWGQYLNELADKTIGVTIPAALSSPPGGGGVVNVPAVAVVLLATFLLLRGTSESATVNTVMVLLKVGVLVFFCVVAFIAFRAGNLTPFAPLGIAGISAAGSKVFFSYIGFDAASTAGEEARNPRRDLPLAILLSLGIVTLLYVAVGLAAVAAQPWREFEGAEASLAMVLDEAAGVPWPSAVLSLGAVIAIASVVLTVLYGQTRILFAMARDGLIPRIFMRVSPRTAVPAANTVIVAAFVSLLAALVPLGRLADATSIGTLFAFALVNVGVMVLRRTRPEMPRSFRAPLFPVTPLLGVGFCVYLMIRLDVATWTVFVLWMLAGLAAYFAYGRRHSRLRRAEAAAGERA
- a CDS encoding ABC transporter ATP-binding protein, which codes for MTPPGECAVELEALVKRYGSVTAVDGVDLRAERGAITALLGPNGAGKTTTIEICEGYRRPDSGTVRVLGLDPVRDARALRPRIGVMLQSGGVPGTARAGEWLRLVASFHARPLDPAALLDRLGLTAHARTPFRRLSGGQQQRLSLAAAVVGRPELVFLDEPTAGLDPQARHATWELVEGLRDAGASVILTTHHMDEAERLADQVVIVDDGRVVARGTPAELTGAERQLRFRARPGLGLDELLAALPVGSAAKESPAGHYLIEGDVQPELLATVTAWCASHGVMTEDLRIERRTLEDVFLELTGRELRS
- a CDS encoding ABC transporter permease — encoded protein: MVAAQASFELRGMLRNGEQLLLTMVIPVLLLVLFSTTALLDLGPGARVDFLTPGVLALAVMSTAFTGQAIATGFERRYGALKRLGATPLPRGGLIAAKTLAVLAVELVQAALICAVALALGWSPHGGIGGALSVVVLVLAGTAAFSGFGLLMAGTLRAEATLAAANLVHLLLLVLGGVVFPLDRFPAGVAAVLERLPIAALSEGLRDVLRQGAALPVGALATLLVWAVAGLVLAALFFRWE
- a CDS encoding EamA family transporter — protein: MWSARALSMGAIPPPALVLLGVVSVQVGAGIAKHLFAVLPPSAVVLLRLATSAAVLGFLSRRALRTLLRDHTRGDLAVAVAFGLTLAVMNASIYQAFARIPLGVAVTIEFLGPLAVAIAASRRALDLVWAVLAFAGVALLARGDGPADLVGMGFALLAGVAWAGYILLSAATGKRFAGSSGLAVASIAATVVMLPLGTATGGTALLSPELLLLGLGVGLLSSVIPYSLELEALRRMPARVFGILMSLEPAVAALVGLVVLQEVLSPVEWAAVGCVMVACIGATRGAPETPEA